A stretch of Episyrphus balteatus chromosome 2, idEpiBalt1.1, whole genome shotgun sequence DNA encodes these proteins:
- the LOC129910298 gene encoding uncharacterized protein LOC129910298 has translation MLKFASLLIYCFVAITITIEAYEIPGAKFKIFYPKGFEVSIPADENVTLFAFHGKLNEPLNGLEAGRWSQDILKPTNGRFIFKDSETSLKFGDQIFYWTFAINNGLGYREDNGVYYVREYSNLRKEPTGDYIVPKAEFKIFYPKGFEVSIPAKENVTLFAFHGKLNERMNGLEAGQWSIDISRPINGRFVFEDREASLKLGDVIYFWTFVINNRQGYREDDGAFVISEYNNLNEHTTPITKLVPIEYKVPKAEFKIFQPQGFEVSIPAEEGVTLFAFHGKLNERMRGLEAGKWSSDVTTIKNGRFIFEDQYTSLKIGDYIYYWTFVIRNGLGYREDDGVYLVSKYYSSEDEIVLSRPTKAIVGYNSLSSENVILNEKDNRNYQSSNFRLTENQNINKKDNGAYVTRKYLSQPVAAISTTTERTFQYPTSSLPRTTASRKNLGFKQNNGIILVSRTSTPSTPIQSFGYQVPHAEFRIFHPKGFEVSIPADKGVSLFAFHGKHNERMIGLEDGKWSKDITTIKDGRFVYEDHETRLKLGDIIYYWTFVNHNGLGYREDNGEYLITQFSSQSENTISTTTESSVGYKVPIAQFKIFYPKGFEVSIPADENITLFAFHGKLNEEMEGLEAGQWARDIVKVKYEKFTFKDKETSLKIGDTIYYWTYVVYNGLGYREDDGVYVVTHYTPQEENSTAILSLIPAVHEPLPPIVSINNKLGSSECKTSITTINNGIPIRCAGEIIFEENFNGNNVDPIKWSMERRFAFQPDYEFAIYLLNNEVLRVNNGMVTLKPIPLTRIYGADILTKEFSLGPNCTGILDTDDCERTANSLDILPPFISSQFSTKAKFSFRHGKVEIRAKMPNAAWVYPQLFLEPVDSRYGAKNYQSGQMRVAFSRSSGGDLVNELFGGVILNAELPFRNVKMCKRTGPPVDWSADFHVYKMEWLSNRIIFSVDNEEYCSVRPDNKRFSDMQVNGKYLPNREYLRTGSTMAPFDQEFYIRLGYGIGGHNDFPDNASLWMKEKPWTNFHPKAMRQFWNKQKKNWNHWLGPDAALKIDYIRVYSIA, from the coding sequence ATGTTAAAGTTCGCATCtttgttaatttattgtttCGTCGCAATTACAATTACGATTGAGGCCTACGAAATTCCgggtgcaaaatttaaaatattttatccaaaaGGCTTTGAAGTTTCAATTCCTGCTGATGAAAATGTTACTTTATTTGCTTTTCATGGCAAACTAAATGAACCTTTAAATGGCTTAGAAGCTGGTAGATGGTCACAAGATATTCTAAAACCTACAAATGGAAGATTTATATTCAAAGACAGTGAAACTAGTTTAAAATTTGGTGatcaaatattttattggaCTTTTGCTATAAACAATGGTTTAGGTTATAGAGAAGATAATGGTGTTTATTATGTTCGAGAGTATtcaaatttaagaaaagaaCCAACCGGTGATTATATAGTTCCCAAAGctgaatttaaaatattttatccaaaaGGTTTTGAAGTTTCTATTCCTGCTAAAGAAAATGTAACTCTATTTGCTTTTCATggaaaacttaacgaaagaaTGAATGGCTTGGAAGCTGGACAATGGTCAATAGATATATCGAGACCAATTAATGGAAGATTTGTGTTTGAAGATCGTGAAGCTAGTTTAAAATTGGGAGATGTTATTTACTTTTGGACTTTTGTCATAAACAATCGTCAAGGCTATAGAGAAGATGATGGAGCGTTTGTGATCAGCGAATATAATAATCTGAACGAACACACGACTCCTATAACAAAGTTAGTACCGATTGAATACAAAGTTCCAAAAGctgaatttaaaatatttcaacctCAAGGCTTTGAAGTCTCCATTCCTGCTGAAGAAGGTGTAACTTTGTTTGCTTTTCATGGTAAACTTAACGAAAGAATGAGAGGTTTAGAAGCTGGTAAATGGTCAAGTGATGTTACAACAATCAAAAATGGCAGATTTATTTTCGAAGATCAGTATACAAGTTTGAAAATAGGAGATTACATTTACTATTGGACCTTCGTTATTCGGAACGGTCTGGGTTATAGAGAAGACGATGGAGTTTACTTGGTTTCTAAGTATTACTCTTCAGAAGATGAAATTGTTCTTTCTAGACCAACTAAAGCAATAGTTGGATATAATAGTCTAAGCTCTGAAAATGTAATACTTAACGAAAAAGACAACAGAAACTATCAGTCAAGTAATTTTCGACTAACTGAAAATCAAAACATTAACAAAAAGGACAATGGGGCTTATGTGACAAGAAAGTATTTATCACAGCCAGTTGCAGCAATTTCTACAACAACTGAACGAACATTTCAATATCCAACTTCCAGTTTACCAAGAACAACAGCAAGTCGTAAAAATTtaggttttaaacaaaataatggaATAATTCTAGTTTCCAGGACCTCAACTCCTTCGACAccaattcaaagttttggatACCAAGTTCCGCATGCTGAGTTTAGAATATTTCATCCAAAAGGCTTTGAAGTTTCCATCCCGGCCGATAAAGGTGTTTCATTATTTGCATTCCATGGAAAACATAACGAAAGAATGATTGGTTTAGAAGATGGTAAATGGTCCAAGGATATAACCACAATAAAAGACGGAAGATTCGTTTATGAAGACCATGAAACTAGATTAAAGTTAGGAGATATCATTTACTATTGGACTTTTGTCAATCATAACGGTTTAGGTTACAGAGAAGACAATGGAGAATATTTGATAACACAGTTTTCGTCACAATCCGAAAATACAATTTCTACTACCACTGAATCAAGTGTTGGATATAAAGTTCCAATCGCacagtttaaaatattttatccaaaaGGCTTTGAAGTTTCTATACCAGCCGATGAAAATATTACACTTTTTGCATTTCATGGTAAACTTAACGAAGAAATGGAAGGTTTAGAAGCTGGACAATGGGCCAGAGATATTGTCAAagttaaatatgaaaaatttacttttaaagATAAAGAAACTAGTTTAAAAATTGGTGATACTATTTACTATTGGACTTATGTGGTTTACAATGGGCTTGGATATAGAGAAGATGATGGAGTTTATGTGGTAACTCATTATACTCCTCAGGAAGAAAATTCAACTGCAATATTGTCTTTGATTCCTGCGGTTCATGAACCATTACCTCCAATAGTATCGATCAATAATAAACTTGGTTCAAGTGAATGTAAAACAAGTATTACAACGATTAACAATGGAATTCCAATTCGTTGTGCCGGAGAGATTATATTCGAAGAGAATTTCAATGGGAATAATGTTGATCCGATCAAATGGTCAATGGAGAGACGTTTTGCCTTTCAGCCGGATTATGAATTCGCTATTTATCTTCTTAACAATGAAGTCCTTCGAGTTAATAACGGAATGGTAACTCTCAAGCCTATTCCTTTAACAAGAATCTATGGTGCAGATATTTTAACGAAAGAATTCAGTCTTGGACCAAATTGTACTGGTATTCTGGATACAGATGATTGTGAACGAACAGCAAATAGTCTTGATATTCTTCCTCCATTTATATCGTCACAGTTTTCAACAAAAGCAAAATTTAGTTTTCGACATGGTAAAGTTGAAATTCGTGCTAAAATGCCAAATGCAGCATGGGTCTATCCACAATTATTCTTGGAGCCAGTTGATTCACGATATGGTGCAAAGAATTATCAATCTGGTCAGATGAGAGTGGCATTTAGTCGCAGCAGTGGAGGTGATTTAGTCAATGAATTATTTGGTGGAGTTATTCTGAATGCTGAATTACCTTTTCGCAATGTGAAAATGTGTAAAAGAACTGGTCCTCCAGTCGATTGGTCAGCAGACTTTCATGTATATAAAATGGAATGGTTGTCCAATAGAATAATATTCAGTGTTGATAATGAGGAGTATTGTAGTGTGAGACCGGATAACAAGAGATTTTCTGACATGCAAGTGAATGGAAAATATCTACCGAATAGAGAGTATCTGAGAACGGGTTCGACAATGGCACCGTTTGATCAAGAATTCTACATCCGATTGGGTTATGGTATTGGTGGACATAATGATTTTCCAGATAATGCATCGTTGTGGATGAAAGAGAAACCATGGACTAATTTCCATCCGAAAGCAATGCGACAATTTTggaataaacaaaagaaaaattggaaTCATTGGTTGGGGCCGGATGCTGCATTGAAAATTGATTACATTAGGGTTTATTCAATTGCATGA